One stretch of Buteo buteo chromosome Z, bButBut1.hap1.1, whole genome shotgun sequence DNA includes these proteins:
- the SKOR2 gene encoding SKI family transcriptional corepressor 2, producing MATSPLPGPTDILLPSPSSAYPPDPMNQPRAGHAAMKPNQVGQVILYGIPIVSLVIDGQERLCLAQISNTLLKNFSYNEIHNRRVALGITCVQCTPVQLEILRRAGAMPISSRRCGMITKREAERLCKSFLGENRPPKLPDNFAFDVSHECAWGCRGSFIPARYNSSRAKCIKCSYCSMYFSPNKFIFHSHRTPDAKYTQPDAANFNSWRRHLKLTDKSPQDELVFAWEDVKAMFNGGSRKRALPPAPPAPAAVAAAAPAACHPLGSVKAAAAAVVGGGLLSPHLLAAPPELHQKRPRFEEDEELQEAVAAAAAAAAHGGKSPRSYPVIPVPSKGSFGGVLQKFPGCGGLFPHPYGFPAAAFGLCHKKEEGGGGGGGGADALGGAAAHKAAGGGGGAAGGGLSGLFWPGRKDAAFYPPFCMFWPPRTPGGLPVPTYLQPPPQPPGALSCSLGDGAGLLRQAFLDLSEPGGEAGTAGLGTPTAAAAAPPPAPAAAAAAAARDPLFESPPGGGGTEPASPAASEGGGGGGGGGGGRVPAHHPHLLEAAVAAGRKAGGGYHHSSAFRPVGGKEDSESLAKLHGGGPPRSASPPLQLLLPPPPPPPPPPPPPPVEESGGCDRHPLPPPPPPPPHPPHRLLSPGGTSCSFASEDSSEEEEEEDEEEEEEDEPEVDVEGHKPPEEEEEEDEEEEEEEGEEEPRGGDPLAAAARFPPARGLSEKGGRERPAAGPFPRPPAEEKPGEGQAPPQPPPGAPRAGSGGSSPAHHPSLEEQPSYKDNQKSKESNQVILPTKEDTFSDKNKEHNFFITDSEPSGGDFWRDLAGEHTQETNSPHSLKKDVENMGKEELQKVLFEQIDLRRRLEQEFQVLKGNASFPVFNNFQDQMKRELAYREEMVQQLQIIPYAASLIRKEKLGAHLSKS from the exons ATGGCGACCAGCCCGCTGCCCGGCCCCACCGACATCTTGTTGCCGTCGCCGTCCAGCGCGTACCCGCCGGACCCCATGAACCAGCCGAGGGCCGGCCACGCCGCCATGAAGCCCAACCAGGTGGGGCAGGTGATCCTTTACGGCATCCCCATCGTCTCCCTGGTCATCGACGGGCAGGAGAGGTTGTGCCTGGCTCAGATCTCCAACACCCTCCTCAAAAACTTCAGCTACAACGAGATCCACAACCGGCGGGTGGCTCTGGGCATCACCTGCGTGCAGTGCACGCCGGTGCAGCTGGAGATCctgcggcgggccggggccATGCCCATCTCCTCCCGCCGCTGCGGGATGATCACCAAGCGGGAGGCCGAGCGGCTTTGCAAGTCTTTCCTGGGGGAGAACCGGCCCCCCAAACTGCCGGATAACTTCGCCTTCGACGTGTCCCACGAGTGCGCCTGGGGCTGTCGCGGGAGTTTCATCCCGGCCCGCTACAACAGCTCCCGGGCCAAGTGCATCAAGTGCAGCTACTGCAGCATGTACTTCTCCCCCAACAAGTTCATCTTCCACTCCCACCGCACCCCCGACGCCAAGTACACGCAGCCCGACGCCGCCAACTTCAACTCCTGGCGCCGGCACCTCAAGCTCACCGACAAAAGCCCCCAGGACGAGCTGGTCTTCGCCTGGGAGGACGTCAAGGCCATGTTCAACGGCGGCAGCCGCAAGCGGGCCCTGCCGCCCgctcctcccgcccccgccgccgtcgccgccgccgccccggccgcctGCCACCCGCTGGGGTCGGTGaaagcggcggccgccgccgtggTGGGAGGCGGGTTGTTGAGCCCCCACCTCCTGGCCGCCCCGCCCGAGCTGCACCAGAAGCGGCCGCGCTTCGAGGAGGacgaggagctgcaggaggccgtggcggcggcggcggcggcggcggcccacGGCGGCAAAAGCCCGCGGAGCTACCCGGTTATCCCGGTACCCAGCAAGGGCTCCTTCGGCGGGGTGCTCCAGAAGTTCCCCGGCTGCGGGGGGCTCTTCCCGCACCCCTACGGTttccccgccgccgccttcgGCCTCTGCCACAAGAAggaggagggcggcggcggcggcggcggcggggccgatGCCctcggcggggcggcggcgcaCAAGGCtgccggtggcggcggcggggcggcgggcggcggcctcTCGGGGCTGTTTTGGCCGGGTAGGAAGGACGCCGCCTTCTACCCGCCGTTCTGCATGTTCTGGCCTCCCCGCACACCGGGTGGGCTGCCGGTACCCACCTACCTGCAGCCaccgccgcagccccccggTGCCTTAAGCTGTTCGCTGGGTGACGGGGCCGGCCTGCTACGCCAGGCTTTCCTGGACCTCTCCGAGCCCGGCGGCGAGGCGGGGACCGCGGGGCTGGGTACACCGaccgccgctgccgctgccccgccgcccgctcccgccgctgccgccgccgccgctgcgcgGGACCCGCTTTTCGAGTCGCCCCCTGGCGGCGGCGGTACCGAGCCCGCCTCGCCCGCTGCCTCGgagggaggaggcggcggcggcggcggcggtggcgggcgggTCCCCGCGCACCACCCGCACCTGCTGGAAGCGGCGGTGGCGGCCGGGCGTAAGGCGGGCGGCGGGTACCACCACTCCAGCGCCTTCCGACCGGTGGGCGGTAAGGAGGACTCGGAGAGCCTGGCTAAGCTGCACGGCGGcggcccgccccgctccgcttcGCCGCCgttgcagctgctgctgccgccgccgccgcctcctcctcctccaccgccgccgccgccggttGAGGAATCAGGGGGCTGCGACCGGCacccgctccccccgccgccgccgccgccgccgcacccCCCGCACCGCCTCCTCTCGCCCGGCGGCACCAGCTGCAGCTTCGCCAGCGAGGACagcagcgaggaggaggaggaggaggacgaggaggaggaggaggaggacgagccCGAGGTGGACGTCGAGGGGCACAAGCcccccgaggaggaggaggaggaggacgaggaggaggaggaggaggagggcgaggAAGAGCCCCGCGGCGGAGACCCCTTAGCGGCCGCCGCCCGCTTCCCGCCCGCCCGGGGTCTGTCGGAGAAGGGTGGCCGGgagcgccccgccgccgggccttTTCCCCGGCCGCCCGCTGAGGAGAAGCCGGGGGAGGGCCAAGCCCCTCCGCAGCCGCCTCCCGGGGCCCCCCGGGCGGGTAGCGGCGGCAGCAGCCCGGCTCACCATCCGTCCCTGGAGGAGCAGCCCTCCTACAAAGAT AATCAGAAGAGCAAGGAGAGTAATCAGGTCATTTTGCCTACGAAAGAGGACACCTTCTCAG ATAAGAACAAGGAGCATAATTTTTTCATCACAGATTCAGAGCCTTCAGGAGGAGACTTCTGGAGAGATTTAGCAG gcgAACACACACAAGAAACAAATTCACCTCATTCACTGAAGAAGGATGTCGAAAACATGGggaaag aGGAACTCCAGAAGGTTTTGTTTGAACAGATCGACTTACGGAGGAGACTAGAACAGGAATTCCAGGTGTTGAAAGGAAATGCATCTTTCCCAGTCTTCA